The proteins below come from a single Carnobacterium divergens DSM 20623 genomic window:
- a CDS encoding T7SS effector LXG polymorphic toxin: MGLKYSSADSSNLIQALTSNLRSGAEAVNQLKSGSQKVVAAIDGKTLSGAAYTAGKGLFSELIIPTITRVTTAIDSIEQDLQKYQSADQVISSEGYLDEDNLNQQIAIKKSMKLSVDAAAVIAKTLSRNNPVAKVLDSLFEFQRNLGRMSNDLQEGIRDLEKKLQKLQQFSAETSGLFGDSLSDMKIAMQGVMVLNATIVNSDGSYTLPDGVEKNWFTSLQDAGKVGEMEDKAKNTAIKELNDLFSKNPAAAIEKIKNNDRLFGYVIAALDKFPKGLQDAALGIFIAQERWNQLPKNIAKSILNNPKFGLYVGKMSLDNQAKVYGNLLHLSDKGWDVLAPLGYVTSILSHSQVELKSLQVQKLV; this comes from the coding sequence GTGGGATTAAAATATTCAAGTGCTGATTCATCTAATTTGATACAAGCATTGACTAGTAATTTAAGAAGTGGAGCAGAAGCTGTTAACCAATTAAAATCTGGAAGTCAAAAAGTAGTGGCGGCTATAGATGGTAAAACATTATCAGGGGCTGCTTACACAGCAGGTAAAGGGTTATTCAGTGAGCTAATCATCCCAACGATTACAAGAGTAACTACAGCTATTGATTCAATCGAACAAGATCTTCAGAAATATCAGTCTGCAGATCAAGTTATTTCAAGTGAAGGTTATTTAGATGAAGATAATCTGAATCAGCAAATCGCGATAAAAAAATCTATGAAACTATCAGTAGATGCCGCCGCTGTTATTGCGAAAACTTTGTCAAGAAATAATCCTGTTGCTAAAGTGCTAGATTCATTGTTTGAATTTCAGAGAAATTTAGGAAGAATGTCAAATGATTTACAAGAAGGTATACGCGATTTGGAAAAGAAATTACAAAAGTTGCAACAATTTTCTGCTGAAACAAGTGGGCTGTTTGGCGATAGTTTAAGTGATATGAAAATAGCTATGCAAGGTGTTATGGTATTAAACGCAACGATTGTTAACAGTGATGGAAGCTATACGTTACCCGATGGGGTTGAGAAAAACTGGTTTACATCACTTCAAGATGCTGGTAAAGTCGGTGAAATGGAAGACAAAGCAAAGAATACAGCAATCAAAGAATTAAATGACCTGTTTTCAAAAAATCCAGCAGCAGCGATTGAAAAAATTAAAAATAATGACCGACTATTTGGATATGTCATTGCGGCTTTAGATAAATTTCCGAAAGGACTTCAAGATGCAGCATTGGGTATTTTTATCGCACAAGAAAGATGGAACCAATTGCCTAAAAATATTGCTAAAAGTATCTTAAACAATCCAAAATTTGGTTTATATGTAGGCAAAATGTCCTTGGATAACCAAGCTAAAGTATATGGGAATTTATTGCATTTAAGCGATAAAGGATGGGATGTATTAGCTCCACTTGGCTATGTGACAAGTATACTGTCACATAGCCAAGTGGAGCTAAAGTCATTGCAGGTTCAAAAGTTGGTTTAA